A genomic stretch from Sulfurihydrogenibium azorense Az-Fu1 includes:
- the corA gene encoding magnesium/cobalt transporter CorA, with product MIRIFYREGLIIRSYQCKELKPVEDKSPILWIDVYNPSQEEINWVVENFNIEFPSIQEREDIEISSRYWEEEDSVTINTFFLIREGENAFNETVSFIIKNNYIITVRYRELKTFSEFARRLMTNPSVYKTGYHIFSSILEIKIASDSDVLENVSKEISKLGKVVSSGNLDVTETVFESISYYEDLNMTIRESLIDKQRVLSSLLKSYKLPPDVREEIRILIKDVNSLIDYTKFNFERLNYLQNTFLGLLNIEQNKVIKIFTVIATIFIPPTLIASIYGMNFENMPELHWKYGYYFSLLLMVLTATVPLYFFKKRGWL from the coding sequence ATGATTAGAATTTTCTATAGAGAAGGCTTAATTATTCGGTCTTACCAGTGTAAAGAGTTAAAACCGGTTGAAGATAAATCTCCCATTCTTTGGATAGATGTATACAATCCATCACAAGAAGAGATAAACTGGGTTGTAGAAAACTTCAACATAGAGTTTCCTTCTATTCAAGAAAGAGAAGATATAGAGATAAGTTCAAGGTACTGGGAAGAGGAAGACAGTGTAACTATAAACACGTTTTTTCTTATAAGAGAAGGAGAAAACGCATTTAACGAAACAGTCTCATTTATTATAAAAAACAACTACATCATAACAGTTAGATACAGAGAGTTAAAAACATTTAGTGAGTTTGCAAGAAGACTTATGACAAATCCCAGCGTATATAAAACAGGCTATCACATTTTTTCATCTATACTGGAAATAAAGATAGCATCTGACTCTGATGTTTTAGAAAATGTTTCTAAAGAGATATCCAAGTTAGGGAAAGTGGTTTCTTCAGGAAATCTTGACGTAACTGAGACAGTGTTTGAGTCAATCTCTTACTACGAAGATTTAAACATGACGATAAGAGAGTCTTTAATTGACAAACAGAGAGTTTTATCCTCTTTATTAAAAAGTTATAAACTTCCACCAGATGTAAGAGAAGAGATAAGGATACTTATAAAAGACGTGAACTCACTTATAGACTATACAAAGTTTAACTTTGAAAGATTAAACTATCTACAAAACACATTTTTGGGACTTTTGAACATAGAGCAAAACAAGGTTATAAAGATATTCACAGTAATTGCAACTATTTTTATTCCGCCTACATTAATAGCAAGTATATACGGAATGAACTTTGAGAATATGCCTGAGCTTCACTGGAAGTATGGTTATTACTTCTCTTTACTTTTGATGGTTTTAACTGCTACTGTACCTCTTTACTTCTTTAAAAAGAGAGGATGGCTATGA
- a CDS encoding polysaccharide deacetylase family protein has product MAELFVIYYHKILPKWGFDVYYKTFEREVKILKSFYNVITLDDVYDYIKSGKTPDKPSVAITFDDGYVDNFVYAYPILKKHGLKATIFPIVSRLIKKDFVRPTLFDYWEGKVSFKDLHQPKTMAEANLEYLKYGHSQDFLTVEELNKMRDVFDIGGHASIHSRVFYSDEIVDFYDGKNGHWSFLYAYEEDPQIGFPIFPSLNNLAVERSFVKKEVKEYIKSLDKSFFNQKNWKDILRQKIKETFSSLVNVESKEERKNRVYQELKQSKEELQNLLGIKIRHFAYPFGHYDDVLVDITKNFFDTAFTTEKKAIKVNTDLHKIPRFAIAKDFTSFLAVLGKAKFKK; this is encoded by the coding sequence ATGGCTGAGCTGTTTGTAATTTACTATCATAAAATTCTTCCAAAATGGGGATTTGACGTTTACTATAAAACCTTTGAAAGAGAAGTTAAGATATTAAAATCCTTCTATAACGTTATAACACTTGACGACGTTTACGATTATATCAAATCTGGTAAAACTCCAGATAAACCTTCTGTGGCTATTACATTTGATGATGGTTATGTAGACAACTTTGTATATGCCTACCCTATTTTAAAAAAACATGGTTTAAAGGCAACAATTTTTCCAATAGTATCACGACTTATAAAAAAAGACTTTGTAAGACCTACTCTTTTTGATTACTGGGAAGGAAAAGTTAGTTTCAAAGACCTTCATCAACCTAAGACTATGGCAGAAGCTAACTTAGAGTATTTAAAATACGGACACAGTCAAGATTTTTTAACAGTAGAAGAACTAAATAAAATGAGGGATGTGTTTGATATTGGAGGTCATGCTTCTATCCACAGTAGAGTGTTTTACTCAGATGAGATTGTAGATTTTTACGATGGCAAAAACGGACACTGGAGCTTCCTATACGCTTATGAAGAAGACCCACAGATAGGTTTTCCCATTTTCCCATCCTTAAACAACCTTGCAGTAGAAAGGTCTTTCGTGAAAAAAGAAGTTAAAGAATACATAAAATCTTTAGATAAATCCTTTTTTAACCAGAAAAACTGGAAGGATATTCTAAGACAGAAAATAAAAGAAACCTTTAGTAGTTTAGTAAACGTAGAATCTAAAGAAGAAAGAAAAAACAGAGTTTATCAAGAACTAAAACAATCAAAAGAAGAACTTCAAAATCTCCTTGGCATAAAAATAAGACATTTTGCCTATCCTTTTGGTCATTACGATGATGTTTTAGTAGATATAACAAAAAACTTTTTTGATACTGCATTTACAACAGAAAAAAAAGCTATTAAAGTAAATACAGACTTACACAAAATCCCAAGATTTGCTATTGCTAAAGACTTTACAAGTTTTTTAGCAGTTTTAGGAAAAGCAAAGTTTAAGAAATAG
- a CDS encoding glycosyltransferase family 4 protein, whose product MKVLQVVDGTGWGGTKEQVYLTTRELKKLGVDVHIALNFEYNQMIEKLKPYDVSIHFFEENKPNARYRWSNYKRLIEIIKNNDFDIVVANSPKAMDYVNIAYLFLKQKPKLVAVRRSGRVPSFISKHLKYSKSDKIVVVSKQVADILKENNFFPEKLVVIESGIDLERFKPYPEEKLKLRESLNLPKDYKIFINVANWQLQVKAQDKLIQAFSMLKCDNCLLLLVGLDTDKYALQYAEKFGVKDKVIGLGFRSDVPDLLNASDFFVLSSNLEGIAGALLQAMATGKVCLSTLAGGIGEYLVDGYNGFAVDIGDVEAMAKKMEIMLNLSTKEYETISKRAVETARNYSIENTAQKYIKLFKELTNG is encoded by the coding sequence TTGAAAGTTTTACAAGTTGTTGACGGAACAGGCTGGGGTGGGACAAAAGAGCAAGTTTACCTAACTACAAGAGAGTTAAAAAAGTTAGGTGTAGATGTTCATATAGCACTTAACTTTGAATATAACCAAATGATAGAAAAGTTAAAACCTTACGATGTATCTATCCATTTTTTTGAAGAAAACAAGCCAAATGCAAGATATAGATGGTCTAACTACAAAAGATTAATAGAGATAATAAAAAATAACGATTTTGATATAGTCGTTGCTAACTCACCAAAAGCTATGGATTATGTTAATATAGCTTACCTTTTCCTAAAACAAAAACCTAAACTTGTAGCCGTAAGAAGGTCTGGAAGAGTACCTTCTTTTATCTCAAAACATCTAAAGTATTCTAAATCTGATAAAATTGTGGTAGTTTCAAAGCAAGTGGCAGATATCTTAAAAGAAAATAACTTTTTCCCTGAAAAGCTTGTAGTTATTGAAAGTGGTATAGATTTAGAAAGGTTTAAACCTTACCCCGAAGAAAAGTTAAAACTTAGAGAAAGCCTAAACCTTCCCAAAGACTATAAAATATTTATAAATGTGGCAAACTGGCAGCTTCAGGTAAAAGCACAAGATAAGCTAATACAGGCGTTTTCTATGTTAAAATGTGATAACTGCTTACTTTTATTAGTTGGTTTAGATACAGACAAGTACGCTTTACAGTATGCAGAAAAGTTTGGAGTAAAAGATAAAGTGATAGGACTTGGATTTAGAAGTGATGTTCCAGACTTACTCAATGCTAGTGATTTCTTTGTTTTATCTTCAAACTTAGAAGGTATTGCTGGGGCATTACTCCAAGCTATGGCAACAGGAAAAGTTTGCTTATCAACATTGGCAGGAGGAATAGGAGAGTATTTAGTAGATGGGTATAATGGTTTTGCTGTAGATATAGGAGATGTAGAAGCAATGGCAAAAAAGATGGAAATAATGCTAAATCTATCTACCAAAGAGTATGAAACCATATCAAAAAGAGCCGTTGAAACTGCCAGAAACTACTCTATTGAAAACACAGCACAAAAGTACATAAAACTTTTTAAAGAGCTTACTAATGGCTGA
- the aroC gene encoding chorismate synthase gives MLRFLNAGESHGPALTAIVEGYPSNVNVSSDRINHELARRQKGYGRGGRMKIEKDTVEILSGVRFGITLGTPITLMIKNKDWENWTDIMAVEGQPIDKRQILEPRPGHADLIGGIKYGFYDLRNVLERASARETTTRVAVGALCKILLEDIGIKIGSYVLSIGEKKIYKEEIKNLSYEERFENAENSEVRIPVLGKDEEFKEYIDKMKEEGESLGGVFEVYALNVPIGLGSYSQWDRRLDGIIAQAIMSIQAIKGVEIGEGFNLTYTTGYNAHDEIFWSKEEGFYRKTNRAGGLEGGMTNGMPIVVRAAMKPIPTLMRQKSLKSVNVKTKEPFDAAKERSDITAVPAAAVVAESMLAFVLAREILQKFGKDNWIEIKKRIEDYREYVKSY, from the coding sequence ATGCTTAGATTTTTAAATGCTGGAGAATCTCACGGTCCAGCCTTAACTGCAATAGTTGAAGGCTATCCATCGAATGTTAATGTCTCTTCTGATAGAATAAACCATGAACTTGCAAGAAGACAAAAAGGATACGGTCGTGGCGGCAGAATGAAGATAGAAAAAGATACAGTCGAGATTTTGTCAGGTGTTAGATTTGGTATAACACTTGGAACTCCAATAACACTTATGATAAAAAACAAAGACTGGGAAAACTGGACAGACATTATGGCAGTAGAAGGACAGCCAATAGATAAAAGACAGATTTTGGAACCAAGACCTGGACACGCAGACCTTATTGGAGGTATAAAATACGGTTTTTATGACCTTAGAAATGTCTTAGAGAGAGCTTCTGCAAGAGAGACTACTACGAGAGTAGCTGTAGGAGCTCTATGTAAAATCTTACTTGAAGATATAGGAATAAAAATAGGTAGCTACGTTTTATCCATAGGAGAAAAAAAGATATATAAAGAAGAGATAAAAAACCTATCCTACGAAGAAAGATTTGAAAATGCAGAAAATTCAGAAGTTAGAATTCCTGTCTTAGGGAAGGATGAAGAATTTAAAGAATATATAGATAAAATGAAAGAAGAAGGAGAGAGTTTAGGAGGTGTTTTTGAAGTTTACGCTTTAAATGTTCCTATTGGACTTGGTAGCTACTCCCAATGGGATAGAAGGTTAGACGGTATCATTGCACAAGCTATAATGAGCATTCAAGCTATTAAAGGTGTAGAAATAGGAGAAGGTTTTAACCTTACATATACAACTGGATATAATGCCCATGACGAAATATTCTGGAGTAAAGAAGAAGGGTTTTACAGGAAGACAAACAGAGCTGGAGGACTTGAAGGTGGTATGACAAACGGAATGCCAATAGTGGTTAGAGCTGCCATGAAACCCATTCCAACACTAATGAGACAAAAATCCTTAAAATCTGTTAACGTAAAAACAAAAGAGCCTTTTGACGCTGCAAAAGAAAGGTCTGATATAACAGCAGTTCCGGCAGCTGCCGTCGTAGCAGAAAGTATGCTTGCTTTTGTCCTTGCAAGAGAGATACTCCAAAAGTTTGGCAAGGACAACTGGATTGAAATAAAAAAGAGAATAGAAGATTACAGAGAGTATGTAAAAAGTTATTAG
- a CDS encoding outer membrane beta-barrel protein has product MKKLVLSTVLTATTMANAGQITALNSNIELSGGLTTGYFYSTNTGTSNHDNFKVSNFIISLSSQTKDRGIGFTTMFGSILLPTLYDGGITDNKAILNQNFGVLAGYLTYLPFENVSVDAGLLTTNIGYEIATSYANPNITYGSVFNAQPFIYPGVRITYSYKDFKFYGEVNKDKGYLNGSSSLQTSGAYAVGTLGSLYGINYALSYYDYTAYKNLIDLVLSKSLNQNLDIALNVDYQWLDNTAKQQGHDKYGYGIAFYIIPKFENISLPVRVEYIKDGSKGKESGIYNSVASGYSFTITPTFKPSKNTFIRVETSYFKTDNKVFQDKSGNQKDSKLSGAVELGLLF; this is encoded by the coding sequence ATGAAAAAGTTAGTTTTATCAACAGTACTTACAGCTACAACCATGGCAAACGCAGGTCAAATAACAGCACTAAACAGTAATATCGAACTTAGTGGCGGTTTGACAACTGGCTACTTTTACTCAACCAATACTGGAACATCTAACCATGACAACTTTAAAGTAAGTAATTTTATTATCTCATTGTCTTCACAGACTAAAGATAGAGGAATAGGATTTACTACAATGTTTGGTAGTATATTACTGCCAACTCTATACGATGGTGGAATTACAGACAATAAGGCTATTTTAAATCAAAATTTTGGTGTTTTAGCAGGATATCTTACTTATCTTCCTTTTGAAAATGTTTCTGTAGATGCGGGACTACTAACTACAAATATTGGGTACGAAATAGCAACATCCTATGCAAATCCTAACATAACTTACGGTAGTGTGTTTAATGCTCAACCTTTTATCTATCCGGGAGTTAGAATTACCTATTCTTACAAAGATTTTAAATTCTACGGAGAAGTTAACAAAGATAAAGGATATTTAAATGGTAGTTCTTCTTTACAAACATCTGGAGCTTACGCAGTTGGGACATTAGGTAGTCTTTACGGTATTAACTATGCACTTTCTTACTACGATTACACTGCTTATAAAAACCTTATTGATTTAGTTTTATCAAAATCTTTAAATCAAAATCTTGATATTGCTTTAAACGTAGACTATCAATGGCTTGACAACACTGCAAAGCAACAAGGACACGATAAATATGGATATGGTATTGCTTTTTACATTATTCCTAAGTTTGAAAATATATCCCTCCCTGTTAGAGTTGAATATATAAAAGACGGTTCAAAAGGAAAAGAGAGTGGTATATACAACAGTGTAGCATCTGGATACAGTTTTACAATCACTCCTACATTCAAACCATCAAAGAATACTTTCATAAGGGTAGAAACATCCTACTTTAAAACAGATAACAAGGTATTTCAAGATAAATCTGGAAATCAAAAAGATTCAAAATTATCCGGTGCTGTAGAACTGGGTTTACTGTTTTAA
- a CDS encoding ammonium transporter, whose protein sequence is MRRLAFILGTSIPTFVFAGEAQKIDSGNTAWIIVATALVMLMTPAGLALFYGGMTRSKNILNTIAMNFLAYCVASIIWIFWGYTLAFGTDISGIIGSLEHSFLMGISVNDVWSTGNIPTLLFVAFQMTFAAITVALISGAIIERVKFQFWLLFTVFWLTFVYSPIAHWVWGGGFLSKLGALDFAGGTVVHINAGIAGLVLALLVGKRKDYGKKAILPSSVVLTVLGAVLLWFGWFGFNAGSELAADGIAANAFLVTNTAAALGAISWMITEWIIYKKPTLLGAASGVVAGLVAITPAAGFVDLFGSIVIGVISGILGFIGVFWLKKKFGYDDSLDTFGVHALNGIWGAIATGIFANPSVNPAGKGLLYGNATQVLIQIEAVLATIVYTAILTGILYFIVSLITKGARVDDESETTGLDEAIHGERGFEL, encoded by the coding sequence ATGAGACGTTTAGCATTTATTTTAGGAACATCTATTCCTACTTTTGTTTTTGCTGGTGAGGCTCAAAAAATTGATTCTGGAAACACAGCTTGGATAATTGTTGCCACTGCATTAGTTATGCTTATGACTCCGGCAGGATTGGCTCTGTTTTATGGAGGTATGACAAGGTCAAAGAATATCCTTAACACTATTGCTATGAACTTTTTAGCATACTGTGTTGCATCTATTATCTGGATTTTTTGGGGGTATACATTAGCTTTTGGAACAGATATATCTGGAATAATTGGAAGTTTAGAGCATTCTTTTTTAATGGGAATATCTGTAAATGATGTATGGTCAACAGGAAATATACCAACATTACTTTTTGTTGCCTTTCAGATGACTTTTGCAGCGATTACAGTAGCATTAATAAGTGGTGCTATCATAGAGAGGGTAAAGTTTCAATTTTGGTTGTTATTTACTGTTTTTTGGCTTACTTTCGTTTATTCTCCAATTGCTCACTGGGTATGGGGAGGGGGATTTTTATCTAAACTTGGTGCTTTAGATTTTGCAGGTGGTACTGTAGTACATATAAATGCTGGTATTGCTGGTTTAGTCTTAGCTTTATTGGTAGGAAAAAGAAAAGATTATGGTAAAAAGGCAATTTTACCTTCTTCAGTTGTCCTTACAGTATTGGGAGCTGTTTTACTATGGTTTGGATGGTTTGGATTTAATGCAGGTAGTGAGCTTGCAGCAGATGGTATAGCAGCGAATGCATTTTTAGTTACTAACACTGCAGCAGCATTAGGTGCTATATCTTGGATGATTACAGAATGGATAATTTACAAAAAACCTACTTTACTTGGAGCTGCTTCGGGAGTTGTTGCTGGATTAGTAGCTATAACACCTGCAGCCGGGTTTGTTGATTTGTTTGGTAGCATAGTTATAGGTGTTATCTCAGGAATATTAGGATTTATAGGTGTGTTCTGGCTTAAAAAGAAATTTGGATACGATGACTCTTTAGATACATTTGGAGTTCATGCTTTAAACGGTATATGGGGAGCTATTGCAACAGGTATTTTTGCAAATCCTTCGGTTAACCCTGCAGGAAAAGGCCTACTTTACGGTAATGCTACACAGGTTTTGATACAAATAGAGGCTGTTTTAGCAACAATAGTTTATACTGCAATTTTAACAGGAATATTATACTTTATAGTTTCGTTAATTACAAAAGGTGCAAGGGTAGATGATGAATCAGAGACTACAGGTCTTGATGAAGCTATTCACGGAGAGAGAGGCTTTGAACTTTAA
- a CDS encoding P-II family nitrogen regulator, with translation MKKVEAIIKPFKLEEVKDVLASIGNFGITVSEVRGFGRQKGHTEFYRGAEYTIDFLPKLKIEVVVDDEMVEKVVEAIVSTARTGKVGDGKIFIIPVEEAIRIRTGERGPEAL, from the coding sequence ATGAAAAAGGTAGAAGCGATTATTAAACCGTTTAAGCTGGAAGAAGTAAAAGATGTTCTGGCTAGTATTGGAAATTTTGGTATCACTGTGTCAGAAGTTAGAGGCTTTGGTAGACAAAAGGGACACACAGAGTTTTATCGTGGAGCTGAGTACACAATCGATTTTTTACCAAAACTTAAGATTGAAGTTGTTGTAGATGATGAAATGGTAGAAAAAGTTGTTGAAGCTATCGTATCAACTGCAAGAACCGGAAAGGTGGGAGATGGAAAGATTTTTATTATCCCTGTAGAAGAAGCTATAAGAATTAGAACAGGGGAAAGAGGTCCGGAAGCTTTATAA
- a CDS encoding PDC sensor domain-containing protein yields the protein MEKFEHVLSEMKNTLCEELKSFLERFENYEDERFQENLFVSFPFIELFYILDGNGIQIIDNVINPLYIKKVSRFGKGADRSSRPYYLEVVKEKKCIVTKPYKSVSSSEISATVAIPIIDENGSIKKILCFDIDLIALLQSDKHFYTKDKFEKITKIFYTVFSIFLGLISVKLVLWGSLNLFIIDPNPEHIFKSVILVTLAIAIFDLSKTIFEEEVLLYKDPRRHSEIRKTLTRFLASIIIAISIEALMLVFKFTISDPSKLIYSMGIIASVGFVLISLGIYVFLGTKSEISVKKFEREFK from the coding sequence ATGGAAAAGTTTGAACATGTTTTAAGTGAGATGAAAAATACTTTATGTGAAGAGTTAAAAAGTTTTCTGGAAAGATTTGAGAACTATGAAGATGAAAGATTTCAAGAAAACCTTTTTGTCTCATTCCCTTTTATAGAACTTTTTTATATTTTAGATGGTAATGGAATTCAGATAATAGACAATGTTATAAATCCTCTTTATATAAAGAAAGTAAGTAGATTTGGAAAAGGTGCTGATAGGTCTTCAAGGCCTTACTATTTGGAAGTAGTCAAAGAGAAAAAATGTATAGTAACAAAACCTTACAAATCTGTATCCAGTTCAGAAATATCTGCTACAGTTGCTATTCCAATAATAGATGAAAATGGATCAATAAAGAAAATATTATGTTTTGATATAGATTTAATAGCACTTTTACAGTCAGATAAGCATTTTTATACAAAAGATAAATTTGAAAAAATTACAAAAATATTTTACACAGTATTTAGTATTTTTTTAGGACTTATAAGTGTTAAACTCGTTTTGTGGGGTAGTTTAAATCTTTTTATTATAGACCCAAACCCAGAGCATATTTTTAAATCTGTAATTCTTGTTACACTTGCCATTGCAATATTTGATTTATCAAAAACGATCTTTGAAGAAGAAGTCCTTTTATACAAAGACCCACGAAGACATTCAGAAATTAGAAAAACTTTAACTAGATTTTTAGCATCTATAATTATAGCTATATCCATCGAAGCTTTAATGCTCGTATTTAAATTTACAATATCTGATCCTTCAAAGTTAATCTACTCAATGGGTATAATTGCATCTGTTGGTTTTGTTTTGATATCTTTGGGTATATATGTATTTTTAGGAACAAAATCAGAAATATCAGTAAAAAAGTTTGAGAGAGAATTTAAATAA
- a CDS encoding DHH family phosphoesterase: MEKTVPVIERLKREEKDILIFTHENPDGDGIGSMIALYLFLKKLGKNVTMAMKDDVPYVYNFLPHVNEIKKLPINHKFSVAILVDAAHRKRAGTEIQAHELIRIDHHVGGEFESIYDCVDDYSPSTTALVAELLRTWDESLVDKDIATCLYTGLITDTGSFKYNNTTSKTFEIAKFLTEKGADPHYISKMIFERNKVNVLLLLQKTLSTLQLYDNGQIAVLTVFREFLNETNTTEEDTEGFVNFARSIESVKVAVIMIQREDLKTWRVSLRGKGEVDVQEIAKYFGGGGHKDAAGCRIIGEYEKVKESLIEKISESVNRKVEVMR, from the coding sequence ATGGAAAAAACAGTTCCTGTAATAGAAAGATTAAAAAGAGAAGAAAAAGATATACTCATATTTACCCATGAAAATCCAGATGGTGATGGAATAGGCAGTATGATAGCCCTTTATCTATTTTTGAAAAAATTGGGTAAAAATGTAACAATGGCAATGAAAGACGATGTTCCATACGTTTACAACTTTTTACCTCATGTAAATGAGATAAAAAAATTACCTATAAACCATAAATTTTCAGTAGCTATACTTGTAGATGCAGCTCACAGAAAAAGAGCAGGAACTGAGATACAAGCCCATGAACTTATAAGAATAGACCATCACGTTGGAGGAGAGTTTGAAAGTATTTACGACTGTGTAGATGATTACAGCCCTTCAACTACAGCTTTAGTTGCAGAACTACTTAGAACTTGGGATGAATCTTTAGTAGACAAAGATATAGCAACCTGTCTTTACACAGGACTTATTACAGATACAGGGTCTTTTAAGTACAACAATACAACATCAAAAACATTTGAAATAGCAAAATTTCTAACAGAAAAAGGAGCAGATCCACATTACATATCAAAGATGATTTTTGAAAGAAACAAAGTAAATGTATTACTACTACTCCAAAAAACCCTATCGACTTTACAATTATATGATAATGGTCAAATAGCTGTTTTGACAGTATTTAGGGAGTTTTTAAACGAAACAAACACAACAGAAGAAGATACAGAAGGTTTTGTAAACTTTGCAAGAAGCATAGAAAGTGTAAAAGTAGCAGTTATTATGATTCAAAGAGAAGATTTAAAGACTTGGAGAGTATCTTTAAGAGGAAAAGGAGAGGTTGATGTTCAAGAGATAGCCAAGTACTTTGGTGGTGGTGGCCACAAAGATGCAGCCGGATGTAGGATAATCGGTGAGTATGAAAAGGTAAAAGAAAGTCTTATTGAGAAAATATCAGAGAGTGTAAATAGAAAAGTAGAAGTTATGAGATAG
- a CDS encoding RNA-guided endonuclease InsQ/TnpB family protein, with protein sequence MKPQEKIKRVFTIRVGGKERKRKVRTLLLDLAHFRNILTILITKYYTLYKEHLLNQSILYGLVAKNYTGKYKEEFEKVLKNIESNPELADLLIKLKNQKEKVDNPHYIQYIIRQTIKDFKSFFKSLESFKTNPEKFKEIPRPPKAKKLKYLMNFSVEGNVNTFKQEGDKIIIRLKNNKYLKVKLPKDFPYKISSLRIKLFGDDLYVDAVYEYPLKVEQPEGEYKAGIDIGLNELLSVVSENPELKSFIVSGKEIKAFNQWFNKEMSKLRAEIDNLKNSVKKGFIENQVATKKIYELELKMKSLSSHRKRWLDNNFHKIARKLVDLLHETGHKTIYIGKNAIESKNGIDLGKKTNQEFVSIPFRRLIKLIEYKAYEYGMEVIEVDESYTSKTSPLANIFEVKETKNKEVCQGKRDGDIFKDKVLNKVFHADLVGAVNIIRVGAKLLRLRFYENLKTFFIKLCNPVKLKLIDLFYKVSPESLWIGSSRWGASFPAGWMEKSGYLNTFGT encoded by the coding sequence ATGAAACCACAAGAAAAAATAAAAAGAGTTTTTACCATAAGAGTAGGCGGAAAAGAAAGAAAAAGAAAAGTAAGAACTCTACTCTTAGACCTTGCTCACTTTAGAAACATACTTACAATTCTTATCACAAAATATTATACCCTTTATAAAGAACATTTACTAAACCAATCTATTCTCTATGGTCTTGTTGCAAAAAACTATACAGGTAAATACAAAGAAGAGTTTGAAAAGGTCTTAAAAAATATAGAAAGTAATCCTGAATTAGCAGACCTACTTATAAAACTTAAAAATCAGAAAGAGAAAGTAGATAATCCTCACTACATCCAATACATCATCCGTCAGACTATAAAAGACTTTAAAAGCTTTTTCAAATCTCTTGAAAGCTTTAAAACCAATCCTGAAAAATTTAAAGAAATACCAAGACCACCTAAAGCTAAAAAACTTAAATATCTTATGAACTTTTCTGTAGAAGGAAATGTTAACACCTTTAAGCAAGAAGGAGATAAAATAATAATCAGGCTCAAAAACAATAAGTATCTTAAAGTTAAATTACCTAAAGATTTCCCTTATAAAATTTCCTCACTAAGAATAAAACTCTTTGGAGATGACCTTTATGTAGATGCTGTTTATGAGTATCCTTTAAAAGTAGAACAGCCAGAAGGAGAATACAAAGCAGGAATAGATATAGGATTAAATGAACTCCTTTCTGTCGTGAGTGAAAATCCAGAGTTAAAAAGTTTTATAGTATCAGGAAAAGAAATAAAAGCTTTCAATCAGTGGTTTAACAAAGAAATGTCAAAACTTAGAGCTGAAATAGACAACTTAAAAAACTCTGTCAAGAAAGGTTTTATTGAAAACCAAGTTGCTACTAAGAAGATTTATGAATTAGAATTAAAGATGAAATCTCTATCTTCCCACAGAAAGAGATGGCTTGACAATAACTTTCACAAAATAGCAAGGAAACTGGTTGATTTACTCCATGAAACAGGACATAAAACCATCTACATAGGAAAAAATGCAATTGAAAGTAAAAACGGCATAGACTTAGGAAAGAAAACTAATCAAGAGTTTGTATCTATTCCTTTTAGAAGGTTGATAAAGTTAATAGAATACAAAGCTTATGAGTATGGGATGGAAGTTATAGAGGTTGATGAGAGTTATACATCTAAAACATCACCGTTAGCTAATATATTTGAAGTAAAAGAGACAAAAAATAAAGAAGTATGTCAAGGAAAAAGGGATGGAGATATATTTAAAGATAAAGTTTTAAATAAAGTATTTCACGCAGATTTAGTGGGAGCAGTGAATATTATTAGAGTAGGAGCCAAGCTCCTGAGACTTAGGTTTTACGAAAATCTTAAAACTTTCTTTATAAAGCTTTGCAATCCTGTAAAGCTTAAGTTGATTGATTTGTTTTACAAAGTATCTCCTGAGTCCTTATGGATAGGGAGTAGTAGGTGGGGAGCATCATTCCCTGCAGGGTGGATGGAAAAATCAGGTTATTTGAATACATTTGGAACTTAA